A window from Actinomycetes bacterium encodes these proteins:
- a CDS encoding SDR family oxidoreductase yields MSKCASQPDPVSDPSDRLAGKRLLVTGASSGIGESIARMALARGAAVAGLARRADRLDAIDEMTAMAADVRDPRAAGAAVESAIDSLGGLDVLVNAAGINRPGLITDTGPEDWEAVFSTNVLGLLAVTKAAMPALRAGVEPSVVNISSNAGHGVVSPENGVYAASKSAVVFLSDSLRKELAGEVRVIEVAPGYVQDTEIHRDYDGPHRAEADERQRIHGMQLDHFAQLVLDLVAQPADVQVQSVLVTKTGYVAKPYGT; encoded by the coding sequence ATGAGCAAGTGCGCCTCGCAGCCCGACCCGGTATCCGACCCGTCGGACCGACTCGCCGGCAAGCGCTTGCTGGTCACCGGTGCATCGTCCGGCATCGGCGAATCGATTGCCCGCATGGCTCTCGCCCGCGGCGCGGCGGTTGCGGGCCTCGCCCGCCGCGCCGACCGCCTCGACGCGATCGACGAAATGACTGCGATGGCTGCAGATGTGCGCGACCCGCGCGCTGCTGGCGCGGCGGTCGAGTCGGCGATCGATTCGCTCGGTGGTCTCGACGTGCTTGTCAACGCGGCCGGCATCAACCGCCCGGGCCTGATCACCGACACCGGGCCCGAGGACTGGGAGGCGGTGTTCTCCACCAACGTTCTCGGGTTGCTCGCAGTCACCAAGGCGGCGATGCCCGCCCTGCGCGCCGGCGTGGAGCCTTCCGTGGTCAACATCTCCTCCAACGCCGGCCACGGCGTCGTCAGCCCCGAGAACGGGGTCTACGCCGCCTCCAAGTCGGCCGTGGTGTTCCTGTCCGACTCCCTGCGCAAGGAACTTGCCGGTGAGGTGCGGGTGATCGAGGTCGCCCCCGGCTACGTGCAGGACACCGAGATCCATCGCGACTACGACGGCCCACACCGCGCCGAGGCCGACGAGCGCCAACGGATACACGGCATGCAGCTCGACCACTTCGCCCAACTCGTGCTCGACCTCGTGGCGCAACCGGCCGACGTGCAGGTGCAGTCGGTCTTGGTCACCAAGACGGGCTACGTCGCCAAGCCGTACGGCACTTGA
- a CDS encoding DUF2889 domain-containing protein has protein sequence MRFAPELTGPSDPVDVTAPRRPGSLRRTTSIDMTRPDGPAGRTLVDARARDLVTAADGSAKVQGAAAMTVALDTAGLITEIGAAPGTPAPPATVDLAALVGADTRAAFRRDVAAAASGDAEVGGLWHLLLDDLVGARIVSGLAQQHEEVLLGGGPMHEGIYADVDLLFEVQAGVCAGWDEDATMLRELRHEGSLPVSVGPLAHDLSSGDELAWHDVAPLTTHSVRRQRLMDLGPLADGGTASVDAHFRDSHVAGDGTWRVVHEYTAHGKLDVEAAELTDLTAEARVLPWPECPAAAASAGWAVGVPLGELRQRARGELRGVGTCTHLNDVIRALADLPHMSSPVANAS, from the coding sequence GTGAGATTCGCCCCGGAGCTGACCGGCCCCAGCGACCCCGTGGACGTAACCGCACCACGGCGTCCCGGCTCCTTGCGGCGTACCACCTCGATCGACATGACCCGGCCCGACGGTCCGGCCGGCCGGACGTTGGTCGATGCGCGTGCACGCGATCTCGTGACAGCTGCTGACGGTTCGGCAAAGGTGCAGGGCGCGGCTGCGATGACGGTGGCGCTCGACACCGCCGGGCTGATCACCGAGATCGGCGCAGCGCCAGGCACCCCTGCTCCACCAGCCACGGTGGACCTCGCTGCGCTTGTCGGTGCGGACACCAGGGCTGCGTTTCGCCGAGATGTCGCGGCCGCTGCTTCGGGAGACGCGGAGGTCGGCGGTTTGTGGCACCTGCTGCTTGACGACCTGGTGGGTGCTCGGATCGTGTCCGGGCTCGCACAACAGCACGAAGAGGTACTCCTCGGTGGTGGGCCGATGCACGAAGGCATCTATGCGGACGTGGACCTGCTCTTCGAGGTGCAGGCGGGTGTCTGTGCCGGGTGGGACGAGGATGCAACGATGCTGCGCGAGCTGCGACATGAGGGTTCGCTGCCGGTGTCGGTCGGCCCGCTCGCGCATGATCTGAGCAGCGGCGATGAGCTGGCATGGCACGACGTTGCGCCGCTCACGACGCACTCGGTGAGGCGGCAGCGGCTAATGGACCTTGGCCCGTTGGCCGACGGCGGCACTGCTTCGGTCGACGCACACTTCCGTGACAGCCACGTGGCCGGCGATGGCACCTGGCGGGTGGTGCACGAATACACCGCCCACGGCAAGCTCGACGTGGAGGCCGCCGAGCTGACCGATCTCACGGCCGAAGCAAGAGTGCTGCCCTGGCCGGAGTGCCCAGCGGCCGCCGCCAGTGCGGGCTGGGCGGTTGGCGTTCCGCTTGGCGAGCTACGCCAACGCGCGCGCGGCGAACTGCGGGGCGTCGGCACATGCACCCACCTGAACGACGTGATCCGAGCCCTCGCCGACCTTCCTCACATGTCCTCGCCCGTGGCCAACGCAAGCTGA
- a CDS encoding cytochrome P450, which produces MAKAPEGFDLTDPDIQQAPHGHYAYMRSDGVQYIPANDAWVVLRHEDCLTVLRDPATYSSQLGSNRQQPSPAAQAEIERIGAKGLPRPRTLLDNDPPDHTIYRRLVSRAFTPRKMAELRPFVESLCDDLIDAWDDPSSVEFMPQFAVPLPVQVITHVLNLPAERHDDFRRWTEASTSTIGASVSDEQHIDNARSNLEMTDFLVEQFEQRRTDPGDDLFSQLLAARIEDPETGVERPLEMPEMVRIGQQLLVAGNETTAKLVTEMMRLIAVTDGEWERIKANPERIPGVVDDSLRLTSPNQGMSRIVMKDTTLAGVDIPKGSRVIAMFASANRDEALYGCPNDLDPGRDHLGEQISFGHGTHYCVGANLARLESIVALERLSARIASYELCDDNTYEYLPSVTLRGLKRLHLSCEMEPTGS; this is translated from the coding sequence ATGGCGAAGGCGCCCGAGGGGTTCGACCTCACCGATCCCGACATCCAGCAGGCCCCCCACGGGCACTACGCGTACATGCGCTCCGACGGGGTGCAGTACATACCGGCGAATGACGCCTGGGTGGTGCTGCGCCACGAGGACTGCCTCACCGTGCTGCGCGACCCCGCCACCTACTCCTCACAGCTCGGCTCCAACCGCCAGCAGCCATCACCCGCGGCACAGGCTGAGATCGAACGGATCGGCGCCAAGGGTCTGCCCCGGCCCCGCACCCTGCTCGACAACGACCCACCCGACCACACCATCTACCGCCGCCTCGTGTCGCGGGCGTTCACACCCCGCAAGATGGCCGAGCTGCGCCCGTTCGTGGAGTCGCTGTGTGACGACCTGATCGACGCCTGGGATGACCCGTCATCGGTCGAGTTCATGCCTCAGTTCGCAGTGCCGTTGCCGGTGCAGGTGATCACCCACGTGCTCAACCTGCCCGCCGAACGCCACGATGACTTCCGCCGTTGGACCGAGGCGAGCACCTCGACCATCGGCGCCAGCGTTTCCGACGAGCAGCACATCGACAATGCCCGCTCGAACCTCGAGATGACCGACTTCCTCGTCGAGCAGTTCGAGCAACGGCGTACCGATCCCGGCGACGACCTGTTCAGCCAACTGCTGGCCGCGCGGATAGAGGATCCCGAGACAGGGGTCGAACGACCACTCGAGATGCCGGAGATGGTGCGCATCGGCCAGCAGCTGCTGGTGGCCGGCAACGAGACCACCGCCAAGCTGGTCACCGAGATGATGCGCCTCATCGCGGTCACCGACGGCGAATGGGAACGCATCAAGGCCAACCCAGAGCGGATCCCCGGTGTGGTCGACGACAGCCTGCGGCTCACGAGCCCCAACCAGGGCATGTCGCGCATCGTGATGAAGGACACGACCCTCGCCGGGGTCGACATCCCGAAGGGATCGCGGGTGATAGCGATGTTCGCCTCGGCCAACCGCGACGAGGCGCTGTACGGATGCCCCAACGACCTCGACCCTGGACGTGACCACTTGGGCGAGCAGATCAGCTTCGGCCACGGCACCCACTACTGCGTGGGCGCCAACCTCGCCCGCCTCGAGTCGATTGTCGCCCTCGAAAGGTTGTCAGCCCGCATCGCCAGCTACGAGCTGTGCGACGACAACACGTACGAGTACCTGCCCAGCGTCACCCTGCGCGGCCTGAAGCGCCTGCATCTCTCATGTGAGATGGAGCCCACCGGGTCCTGA
- a CDS encoding dienelactone hydrolase family protein: MPDITLDLPSGPLDAYLMPRDERSPAIMLLHEAYGLNDDIRNLADRAASLGYTVVAPDLVEGGRIQCLRQAFADLQNGGGPIVDRGGEVVDWLKARADVDGDRIGVVGFCLGGGLAFLMGLNESVKAIAPNYGKAPPDELLAKSCPVVASWGGRDRFLRKDPPRVGAALKAAGVPYDLRVYPAAGHSFANRPEGHFISRALARPYMAIAYNEAAAEDTWARIEAFFAENV, encoded by the coding sequence GTGCCCGACATCACCCTCGACCTCCCGAGCGGTCCACTCGATGCCTACCTCATGCCCCGCGACGAGCGGTCCCCCGCCATCATGCTGCTGCACGAGGCCTACGGACTCAACGACGACATCCGGAATCTCGCCGACCGCGCAGCATCGCTCGGCTACACGGTCGTGGCGCCCGACCTGGTGGAGGGCGGGCGGATCCAGTGCCTTCGCCAGGCGTTCGCGGACCTGCAGAACGGTGGCGGGCCGATCGTGGACCGTGGCGGCGAGGTGGTCGACTGGCTGAAGGCCCGCGCCGATGTGGACGGAGACCGCATCGGGGTGGTCGGTTTCTGCCTCGGCGGCGGACTCGCATTCCTCATGGGACTCAACGAATCGGTCAAGGCCATCGCGCCCAACTACGGCAAGGCGCCGCCCGATGAGCTACTGGCGAAGTCCTGCCCAGTGGTTGCGTCATGGGGTGGGCGTGACAGGTTCCTCCGCAAGGACCCTCCCCGCGTCGGCGCCGCGCTCAAGGCCGCTGGAGTGCCCTATGACCTGCGGGTGTACCCGGCCGCCGGTCACTCATTCGCCAACCGGCCGGAGGGGCACTTCATCTCGCGGGCGTTGGCCCGTCCCTACATGGCGATCGCATACAACGAAGCCGCGGCTGAAGACACCTGGGCGCGCATCGAAGCCTTCTTCGCCGAAAACGTCTGA
- a CDS encoding DUF427 domain-containing protein → MSDSTPAAEGIEPGHFPASPVAAGHVAPCPRRIRGVLDGHTLVDTQHAWYGWEHPYYPQYLFPEAGVDTARFSPTGQTTTNALGRFDTFDLDSSDGKQAGAASRLVEPAGDLPARVWRIEWSALDVWFEESERVFGHPRSPYSRVDAIRSDRHVEVRAGGRVIAEADSVVIVFETGLPPRHYFDPTCVNWAALEPTDSQTVCPYKGVTSGYWCLADDPEGRDIAWSYGFPTPHLQPVAGLVAFYDEVDIIDPGATKAGAP, encoded by the coding sequence ATGAGCGACTCCACTCCCGCAGCAGAAGGTATCGAGCCCGGCCACTTTCCGGCCTCACCGGTCGCCGCCGGTCACGTTGCTCCCTGCCCGCGGCGCATCCGGGGCGTGCTCGACGGCCACACGCTCGTTGACACCCAGCACGCCTGGTACGGCTGGGAGCACCCGTACTACCCGCAGTACCTGTTCCCCGAAGCCGGGGTGGACACGGCCCGCTTCTCCCCCACCGGCCAAACGACCACCAACGCTCTCGGACGGTTCGACACGTTCGACCTCGACTCCTCTGACGGCAAGCAGGCCGGTGCCGCGAGCCGGCTGGTCGAGCCCGCGGGCGACCTGCCGGCTCGCGTCTGGCGAATCGAGTGGTCGGCACTGGATGTGTGGTTCGAGGAATCGGAGCGGGTGTTCGGCCACCCCCGCAGTCCGTACTCGCGGGTGGATGCGATCCGCTCTGACCGCCACGTGGAAGTGAGAGCCGGTGGCCGTGTGATCGCCGAGGCCGACAGTGTGGTGATCGTGTTCGAAACGGGACTCCCGCCGCGGCACTACTTCGACCCGACCTGTGTGAACTGGGCCGCGCTGGAGCCGACCGACTCCCAGACCGTGTGTCCCTACAAGGGCGTGACGTCTGGCTACTGGTGCCTGGCCGACGACCCAGAAGGCCGCGACATCGCGTGGTCATACGGCTTCCCGACACCCCACCTCCAGCCAGTCGCCGGCCTGGTCGCGTTCTACGACGAAGTGGACATCATCGACCCGGGCGCCACGAAGGCCGGTGCGCCATGA
- a CDS encoding ester cyclase, whose amino-acid sequence MPTEDKSGLSRQALELWASQSTAATGEVFGPGYVNHQEPDVKGEVSDQDLAEYEELLAGYHSAFSESEVTVVMQVAEGDLVASRWSFTATNTGDYLGRPATGVRATWTGIQIDRHEGGRIVESWVDWDKFRLLAQLGFVEQP is encoded by the coding sequence ATGCCGACAGAGGACAAGAGTGGCCTGTCTCGACAGGCGCTCGAACTGTGGGCCAGCCAGTCCACCGCGGCCACCGGTGAGGTCTTCGGGCCCGGCTATGTCAACCACCAGGAACCGGACGTGAAGGGCGAGGTCTCGGACCAGGACCTGGCCGAGTACGAGGAGTTGCTGGCCGGCTACCACAGCGCGTTCTCGGAGTCGGAGGTGACCGTTGTGATGCAGGTTGCCGAGGGAGACCTGGTGGCTTCGCGGTGGTCGTTCACCGCAACCAACACCGGCGACTACCTGGGGCGGCCGGCGACCGGCGTGCGGGCCACGTGGACCGGCATCCAGATCGACCGCCATGAGGGTGGACGCATAGTTGAGAGCTGGGTGGACTGGGACAAGTTCCGACTTCTGGCCCAGCTCGGTTTCGTCGAGCAGCCCTGA
- a CDS encoding AMP-binding protein, with protein sequence MPEFSARLAIERPDENALVDRDRCLGWAEVDSTLNRVASRILGTDLGDQHRVAVFAENSAETALAHLGSLLGGASTVPVNFHLTAPEAAYIIEDSGTRVLFVGPETAETGLAAAHEAGVDTVVAWTAGDDLAVLPDGVTPWDEWLAGGDDVNPPLTVKPRPNLLYTSGTTGRPKGTELPPTMFAGGDTMAEHLDALREARFVDYGPHLVVGPMYHTGPLSGMRILVAGTPSVILGRFDAEATLAAIEKHRTRSAVMVPTHFVRLLALPEEVRDRYDVSSMEYVAHTGAKCPDEVKRAMIDWWGPVFLEAYGASEVGTTCSINSEDWLRHPGSVGQADPPFEAVIIGDDDKPVPPGVEGRLYFRDATGRGVVYHNDPEKSAAAHLEPGVFTLGEMARMDDDGFVYITDRFSDMVVSGGVNLYPAEVENFLIDHPAVHDVACIGIPHPEMGEQLRALVVLEPGESATEDGIIDYCRERLSSFKCPRSVEFVDDLGRTTMGKISRRALRAPYWD encoded by the coding sequence GTGCCCGAGTTCTCCGCCCGCCTTGCCATCGAACGACCCGATGAGAACGCGCTCGTCGATCGCGACCGGTGCCTGGGCTGGGCAGAGGTCGACTCGACGCTGAACCGGGTGGCCAGCCGGATCCTCGGCACCGACCTCGGTGACCAGCACCGGGTGGCGGTGTTCGCCGAGAACTCCGCCGAGACCGCACTGGCGCACCTCGGCTCGCTGCTCGGTGGCGCCTCGACGGTGCCGGTGAACTTCCACCTCACCGCACCCGAGGCCGCCTACATCATCGAGGACTCGGGAACGAGGGTGCTGTTCGTCGGGCCCGAGACCGCCGAGACAGGCTTGGCCGCGGCCCACGAGGCCGGGGTCGACACGGTGGTGGCCTGGACCGCCGGCGACGACTTGGCCGTGCTACCTGATGGCGTGACCCCGTGGGACGAGTGGCTGGCCGGCGGCGACGATGTGAACCCGCCGCTCACCGTGAAGCCCCGGCCCAACCTGCTGTACACCTCGGGCACGACCGGCCGCCCCAAGGGGACCGAGTTGCCGCCCACGATGTTCGCCGGCGGCGACACGATGGCCGAGCACCTCGACGCACTGCGCGAGGCCCGCTTCGTCGACTACGGCCCGCACCTCGTGGTCGGCCCGATGTACCACACGGGTCCCCTTTCGGGGATGCGGATCCTGGTGGCGGGCACGCCGTCGGTGATCCTCGGCCGCTTCGATGCCGAGGCCACGTTGGCGGCGATCGAGAAGCACCGCACGCGCAGCGCGGTGATGGTGCCCACACACTTCGTGCGGCTGCTCGCTCTGCCCGAGGAGGTGCGGGACCGCTACGACGTGTCGTCGATGGAGTACGTGGCGCACACGGGTGCCAAGTGCCCCGACGAGGTGAAACGGGCGATGATCGACTGGTGGGGGCCGGTGTTCCTCGAGGCCTACGGCGCCAGCGAGGTCGGCACGACGTGCTCGATCAACAGCGAGGACTGGCTGAGGCACCCCGGTTCGGTCGGCCAGGCCGACCCACCCTTCGAGGCCGTCATCATCGGCGACGACGACAAGCCGGTACCGCCCGGCGTGGAAGGCCGGCTCTACTTCCGTGACGCCACCGGCCGAGGCGTCGTGTACCACAACGACCCCGAGAAGTCGGCGGCCGCCCACCTGGAACCGGGCGTGTTCACCCTCGGCGAGATGGCCCGGATGGACGACGACGGCTTCGTGTACATCACAGACCGGTTCAGCGACATGGTCGTGTCAGGCGGGGTGAACCTGTATCCGGCGGAGGTGGAGAACTTCCTGATCGACCACCCGGCCGTGCACGACGTGGCCTGCATCGGCATACCTCACCCGGAGATGGGCGAGCAGCTGCGCGCGCTGGTGGTGCTGGAGCCGGGGGAGTCCGCCACCGAGGACGGGATCATCGACTACTGCCGTGAGCGCCTGTCGAGCTTCAAGTGCCCCCGGTCGGTCGAGTTCGTGGACGACCTCGGCCGCACCACCATGGGCAAGATCAGCCGCCGCGCCCTGCGCGCCCCCTACTGGGACTGA
- a CDS encoding helix-turn-helix transcriptional regulator yields MARPRVTGVDVALDAAGRVLVAKGIAATTVEDVAAEAGVSRATVYRYLGGKDEIVGAVIARETRALLAAIEGLVAEAGSPGELIEHLVATAVDVVRERPLLSRLNNEDRRETLPFITVDGAGLIDGVVETLGPVIRDNVTFEYNADALDTALEEITRLVLSHLTTPRRDGQRLDPAEFSRRVATMIQPLLDP; encoded by the coding sequence ATGGCCCGGCCACGGGTCACCGGCGTAGACGTAGCCCTCGACGCAGCCGGGCGAGTGCTCGTTGCCAAGGGCATCGCAGCAACCACGGTCGAGGACGTGGCCGCCGAGGCGGGGGTGTCCCGCGCCACCGTCTACCGCTACCTGGGCGGAAAGGACGAGATCGTCGGGGCGGTGATCGCCCGTGAGACACGGGCCCTGCTCGCCGCCATCGAAGGTCTCGTCGCCGAGGCCGGGTCGCCCGGTGAACTCATCGAGCACCTCGTGGCCACTGCGGTCGACGTGGTGCGGGAGCGACCACTGCTGTCACGGCTGAACAACGAGGACCGTCGCGAGACCCTGCCGTTCATCACGGTCGACGGAGCCGGCCTGATCGATGGTGTGGTCGAGACCCTCGGTCCGGTGATCCGCGACAACGTGACCTTCGAATACAACGCTGATGCGCTCGATACTGCTCTCGAAGAGATAACCCGCCTCGTGCTCAGCCACCTCACCACCCCCCGGCGCGACGGGCAGCGACTGGACCCGGCCGAGTTCAGCCGCCGGGTCGCCACGATGATCCAACCGTTGCTTGACCCCTGA
- a CDS encoding NAD(P)-binding protein: MKRGRGAVARREALLLAGGTMFAVVAGCTDDDGGTGDGATAASSTSTTAPLGTGGVPEPTDYLLSNWRTDPYALGSYSYLAVGSTPQDRNLIAQPVDGRLFFAGEALHADHPATVHGAHLSGIEAAETMIDAGVARAVIVGAGMAGLTAAQALRDEGVSVVLLEARDRIGGRVHTDHSLGAALDVGASWIHGEDGNPLTALADEAGIERIPTDFESMVVRNSSGEEIDLGDAPPEFLAVLGIEMDYAADVDQLAPGYAEEGAEFGGDDVGFPQGYSQVIEHVAGGLDVATNEVVERIALTGGEVAVTSTSGVTTADAALVTVPLGVLKAGSIGFDPPLPDSKLGAIDRLGMGHLSKVYLRFPEVFWDEGVELFGYLGNDPREFPLWVNMAFYTGEPVLMAFQAGSRADEASRWSEEQTVAAAMAAIRNMTGET; encoded by the coding sequence ATGAAGCGGGGTCGTGGGGCCGTCGCCCGGCGGGAGGCACTCCTGCTGGCCGGCGGCACCATGTTTGCCGTCGTCGCCGGATGCACAGACGACGATGGCGGCACGGGCGATGGCGCCACCGCTGCCAGCTCGACGTCGACCACGGCGCCACTCGGAACCGGTGGTGTCCCCGAGCCCACCGACTATCTGCTGTCCAACTGGCGCACCGACCCGTATGCGCTCGGGTCCTACAGCTACCTCGCAGTCGGCTCCACACCGCAGGACCGCAACCTGATCGCGCAGCCGGTGGACGGCCGGCTCTTCTTCGCAGGTGAGGCCCTGCACGCGGACCATCCCGCGACGGTTCACGGTGCGCACCTGTCGGGCATCGAGGCCGCCGAGACGATGATCGACGCGGGGGTGGCCCGCGCTGTGATCGTGGGCGCCGGCATGGCGGGCCTCACAGCCGCACAGGCGCTTCGCGACGAAGGCGTGTCGGTCGTGCTACTCGAGGCGCGCGACCGCATCGGCGGGCGCGTGCACACCGACCACTCGCTCGGTGCCGCGCTCGACGTTGGTGCTTCCTGGATCCACGGCGAGGACGGCAACCCGCTCACCGCACTTGCCGACGAGGCAGGCATCGAGCGGATCCCGACTGACTTCGAGAGCATGGTCGTGCGCAACTCGTCGGGCGAGGAGATCGACCTCGGTGATGCCCCACCGGAGTTCCTCGCAGTCCTCGGCATCGAGATGGACTATGCCGCCGACGTCGACCAGCTCGCCCCGGGCTATGCCGAGGAGGGCGCGGAGTTCGGTGGCGACGACGTGGGGTTTCCACAGGGATACAGCCAGGTGATCGAGCACGTGGCCGGCGGGTTGGATGTCGCCACCAACGAGGTGGTCGAACGGATCGCACTGACCGGCGGTGAAGTGGCGGTCACCTCCACCTCGGGTGTCACGACCGCCGACGCGGCGCTCGTGACGGTCCCCCTGGGGGTGCTGAAGGCGGGGTCGATCGGGTTCGATCCCCCACTGCCGGACTCGAAGCTGGGCGCCATCGACCGCCTCGGAATGGGGCACCTCTCCAAGGTGTACCTGCGGTTCCCCGAAGTGTTCTGGGACGAAGGCGTGGAGCTGTTCGGCTACCTCGGCAACGACCCGAGGGAGTTCCCGCTCTGGGTCAACATGGCCTTCTACACCGGTGAGCCGGTGCTCATGGCGTTCCAGGCAGGCAGCCGTGCCGATGAGGCGAGCAGGTGGAGCGAGGAGCAAACGGTGGCGGCGGCGATGGCCGCGATCCGCAACATGACAGGCGAAACCTGA